The following are from one region of the Gammaproteobacteria bacterium genome:
- a CDS encoding fructose-1,6-bisphosphatase, with protein sequence MKITLSVIKADIGSIGGHIAPSRRLLETVRAYVQEHGSGLIIDNYVSHTGDDIAILMTHTHGTGNEQIHKLAWDAFITGTAVAKEQGLYGAGQDLLKDAFSGNVKGMGPAVAEMEIEERPNEPFLFFAADKTDPGAFNLPLYLAFADVMNTPGLILSPNMSKGFRFVIMDVNNTEGDRVIELNAPEELYDIAALLRDAERYVVESVWSRASGEQAVAVATSRLHNIAGKYTGKDDPVMLVRVQMNFPATGEVLAPYSIGHFVAGCMRGSHQMPLMPVALNTGTSYFDGPPLVSCAAFAEHNGKLTEAWDAFAHPFWNTVRNRVADKAQEMRRQGFFGAAMLPMSELEYTGIMETLKVLDARFTVRGD encoded by the coding sequence ATGAAAATCACCCTCAGCGTTATCAAAGCGGATATCGGCTCCATCGGCGGGCATATCGCGCCATCGCGGCGTTTGCTTGAAACTGTGCGGGCTTATGTGCAGGAACATGGGAGCGGCCTGATAATTGATAATTATGTCAGCCACACCGGCGATGACATTGCCATATTAATGACTCATACCCACGGCACAGGGAATGAACAGATTCATAAACTGGCCTGGGATGCCTTCATCACTGGCACGGCGGTTGCCAAGGAGCAGGGTCTGTACGGCGCGGGGCAAGATCTGCTGAAGGATGCGTTTTCGGGCAACGTCAAGGGCATGGGTCCGGCGGTGGCGGAAATGGAGATCGAAGAGCGGCCCAATGAGCCCTTCCTGTTTTTCGCCGCTGACAAGACCGATCCCGGCGCCTTTAATCTGCCGCTTTACCTGGCGTTCGCCGATGTCATGAACACGCCAGGCCTGATCCTCTCGCCTAATATGTCCAAGGGTTTCCGGTTCGTGATCATGGATGTCAACAACACTGAAGGCGACCGCGTCATAGAGCTGAATGCCCCAGAGGAACTCTACGATATCGCCGCTTTATTACGTGATGCCGAGCGTTATGTGGTGGAGTCCGTCTGGTCTCGCGCCAGTGGCGAACAGGCGGTGGCAGTGGCGACTTCGCGCCTGCACAACATCGCCGGCAAATACACCGGCAAGGACGATCCGGTGATGCTTGTGCGCGTGCAAATGAATTTTCCCGCCACCGGCGAGGTGCTGGCTCCGTACTCCATTGGCCATTTCGTCGCCGGTTGCATGCGCGGCTCACACCAGATGCCGCTGATGCCCGTCGCACTCAATACCGGCACCAGTTATTTCGACGGCCCACCACTGGTGAGCTGTGCGGCCTTCGCGGAGCACAACGGCAAGCTGACCGAGGCATGGGATGCGTTCGCCCATCCCTTCTGGAATACGGTGCGCAACCGCGTCGCCGACAAGGCGCAAGAGATGCGCCGTCAAGGTTTCTTCGGCGCGGCCATGCTGCCGATGTCCGAACTGGAATACACCGGCATCATGGAAACACTCAAGGTATTGGATGCGCGCTTTACGGTGCGTGGCGATTGA
- a CDS encoding ATP-binding protein: MSFYRPKSILKLILIGFVFVSLPLVVALVIAGTYVDQLVKQSQQAVQQTAQVTSGSRMLVEQVTTMERSARQFLVLDDEAMFGVYTSTHQDFLLTVAKLSQLPFDQALKAKLKELETKAQDLFAKLSIQVGDKTQSKTEAVMEFVTLSEMAQAFFTESSRLVDREVEILQETAGTAQRTLFWLGIALVPLVGGLIGVFAVLITRPINRIDQAIRQLGNAEFSTAIAVTGPRDLESLGERLDWLRLRLIELEEEKNKFLRNISHDLKTPLAAIREGSELLVDEVVGKLTDEQREIARILRQNGIQLQILIEGLLNFNIASARSAQVQFSQVKLHELIDKVIEDHRPAFMAKSIRLDKSCAELAVAGDRERLRMIIDNLLSNAVNYTPHQGTIMIRLRRMESAGKQCKTDNQHEGAVKPGADVAVLDVADSGPGINPSERHKVFETFYRGSIPHDGYIKGTGLGLSIAKEYVMAHGGSIELVEDGTLASGAHFRVTLPVGGVS, translated from the coding sequence ATGAGTTTTTATCGTCCAAAATCAATTTTAAAACTTATCCTTATAGGGTTTGTCTTCGTTTCTCTTCCTCTTGTTGTTGCTCTTGTTATCGCGGGGACCTACGTTGACCAGCTGGTTAAGCAAAGCCAGCAGGCGGTGCAGCAGACGGCTCAAGTCACTAGTGGAAGCAGAATGCTGGTTGAACAGGTTACTACCATGGAGCGAAGCGCCAGGCAGTTCCTGGTATTGGATGATGAGGCCATGTTTGGCGTATATACCAGCACCCATCAGGATTTTTTGCTAACGGTTGCTAAATTATCACAATTGCCTTTCGATCAAGCGCTCAAGGCAAAGTTGAAAGAATTGGAGACAAAAGCGCAAGATTTATTTGCCAAGTTAAGTATCCAGGTTGGCGATAAGACGCAAAGCAAGACGGAAGCGGTGATGGAGTTTGTCACCCTCTCGGAAATGGCGCAGGCGTTTTTTACGGAAAGCAGCCGGTTAGTGGATCGCGAAGTGGAGATTCTGCAGGAGACGGCGGGCACCGCTCAGCGCACCCTGTTCTGGCTGGGCATCGCGCTGGTGCCTCTGGTGGGTGGGCTGATTGGCGTGTTCGCCGTGCTTATTACTAGGCCAATCAATCGTATAGATCAGGCAATCCGCCAGCTGGGCAATGCCGAATTTTCTACTGCAATTGCCGTGACGGGGCCGCGCGATCTGGAGTCCCTTGGCGAGAGGCTGGATTGGCTGCGGCTACGCCTGATTGAACTGGAGGAGGAGAAAAACAAATTTTTGAGAAACATTTCACATGATCTAAAGACACCGCTGGCGGCGATTCGCGAAGGCAGTGAATTGCTTGTGGATGAGGTGGTGGGAAAGCTGACCGATGAGCAGCGTGAAATCGCGCGGATCTTGCGGCAAAACGGCATCCAGCTGCAAATCTTGATCGAGGGCTTGTTGAATTTCAATATCGCTAGCGCACGCAGTGCGCAGGTTCAATTCAGCCAGGTGAAATTGCATGAGCTGATTGATAAAGTAATTGAGGACCACAGGCCGGCATTCATGGCAAAAAGTATCCGCCTGGATAAGAGTTGTGCTGAGTTGGCGGTGGCGGGGGACAGGGAAAGATTGAGGATGATTATCGATAATCTGTTGTCTAACGCTGTCAACTATACTCCGCACCAGGGAACAATAATGATACGTCTGAGGAGAATGGAGAGCGCAGGCAAGCAATGCAAGACAGACAATCAGCATGAGGGAGCAGTAAAGCCGGGCGCCGATGTTGCGGTGCTAGACGTGGCGGATAGCGGTCCCGGTATCAACCCCAGTGAGCGACACAAGGTCTTCGAAACATTTTATCGCGGCAGTATCCCCCATGATGGCTATATCAAGGGCACCGGGCTGGGGCTGTCGATTGCAAAAGAATATGTCATGGCACATGGGGGTAGTATTGAACTGGTTGAAGATGGCACGCTTGCTAGCGGGGCGCACTTCCGGGTTACATTGCCGGTGGGTGGGGTATCCTGA
- the ruvB gene encoding Holliday junction branch migration DNA helicase RuvB gives MIETDRLITPANLREDDVIDRAIRPARLADYAGQPAVREQMEIFIDAARRRGEALDHTLIFGPPGLGKTTLANIIANEMGVNVRHTSGPVLERAGDLAAILTNLEPRDVLFIDEIHRLSPLIEETLYPAMEDYQLDIMIGEGPAARSIKLDLPPFTLVGATTRAGLLTSPLRDRFGIVQRLEFYSTVDLASIVGRSARILGVTLEEEGGHEIARRARGTPRIANRLLRRVRDFAEVKANGAICRDVADRALNLLGVDANGFDAMDRRLLLAILQKFDGGPVGVDSLAAAIGEERGTIEDVVEPFLIQQGFMMRTPRGRVATRNAYLHFGLVPPQRDIVALCGDDRSTQDRLDLSEEGGAR, from the coding sequence ATGATTGAAACCGACCGTCTGATTACACCCGCGAATCTTCGTGAAGACGATGTAATTGACCGCGCCATCCGCCCCGCGCGCCTGGCTGATTATGCCGGCCAGCCCGCCGTGCGCGAACAGATGGAGATCTTTATCGACGCAGCAAGGCGCCGCGGCGAGGCTCTTGATCATACCTTGATTTTCGGGCCACCTGGATTGGGCAAGACCACGCTGGCGAATATCATCGCCAATGAGATGGGCGTCAATGTCCGGCACACGTCCGGCCCGGTGCTGGAACGCGCAGGTGATCTGGCGGCGATACTGACCAACCTTGAGCCGCGTGATGTGCTGTTTATTGATGAAATCCATCGCCTCAGCCCGCTCATCGAAGAGACACTGTACCCCGCCATGGAGGATTACCAGCTCGATATCATGATCGGCGAGGGGCCTGCGGCACGTTCCATCAAGCTTGATCTGCCACCCTTCACATTGGTGGGGGCGACGACACGCGCGGGTTTACTGACATCCCCCTTGCGCGACCGTTTTGGCATCGTGCAGCGCCTGGAGTTTTACTCCACGGTTGATCTTGCCTCAATTGTGGGGCGCTCTGCCCGAATTCTTGGCGTGACGTTAGAGGAAGAGGGTGGGCATGAAATCGCGCGCCGCGCGCGCGGCACACCACGTATCGCCAACCGTTTGCTGCGCCGGGTGCGGGATTTTGCCGAGGTTAAGGCAAATGGCGCCATTTGCCGCGATGTGGCTGATCGGGCGCTGAATTTGCTCGGGGTAGACGCCAATGGTTTTGACGCGATGGATCGCAGATTGTTGTTGGCCATTCTTCAGAAGTTTGATGGCGGGCCAGTGGGTGTTGACAGTCTGGCGGCGGCAATTGGCGAGGAACGTGGCACGATAGAGGATGTTGTTGAGCCTTTTCTGATCCAGCAAGGCTTTATGATGCGCACGCCGCGTGGACGGGTGGCAACCCGCAACGCATATCTGCATTTCGGCTTGGTGCCGCCGCAACGGGACATCGTCGCTTTGTGCGGGGATGACCGGTCGACACAGGACAGGCTTGATCTATCGGAAGAAGGTGGAGCGAGATAA
- a CDS encoding EF-hand domain-containing protein, whose translation MMYNRENMLLNVALAGLLALSGAAFAQGMLGEAENAAPDLVKVDTDADGFVTLNEAKQVKGLPEAFGQADKNSDGKLDGSEFEAAVKAMQSSGS comes from the coding sequence ATGATGTACAACAGGGAAAATATGCTGCTGAATGTGGCGCTGGCAGGGCTGCTTGCTTTGTCGGGTGCTGCGTTTGCTCAAGGAATGCTTGGTGAGGCAGAGAATGCCGCACCGGATCTTGTCAAGGTCGATACGGATGCCGATGGTTTTGTCACTCTAAATGAGGCGAAACAAGTGAAAGGTCTGCCGGAGGCTTTTGGCCAGGCAGACAAGAATTCGGATGGAAAACTTGATGGCTCAGAGTTCGAGGCGGCAGTCAAGGCAATGCAAAGCTCGGGTAGTTAA
- a CDS encoding sigma 54-interacting transcriptional regulator, translated as MNTAKKKVMVVDDDPGLLRLIDIRLKTAGYDVITAESGEQALAKMTVSRPGVVITDLRMGGMSGMELFEKLHDRDPTLPVIILTAHGSIPDAVDAMKSGAYSFLTKPYDSKTLLDHVERASRLSGDHPHAEPSYNRDTAWRAEIITRSALMEDLLSQAWLVANSDASVFIHGDSGTGKELLAKAIHKASPRNTRPFVAINCAAMPETLLESELFGYAKGAFSGAVKNHKGLFEAAHQGTLFLDEIGDMPLAFQAKLLRVLQERVVRPVGATQGVEVDVRVISASHRNLDEQMAKGDFREDLYYRLNVVTLDLPTLALRREDIPLLASRFLAQLAEKNKKKLDGFAPDAMELLVTAPWPGNVRQLYNVVEQTVALSATPIIPAKLVQKALRDKPADIPSLVEAKSRFEREYLAQLLQITNGSVTQAARLAKRNRTEFYKLLHRHHLDPSLFKPAAVSATELPEKLHT; from the coding sequence ATGAATACGGCAAAGAAAAAAGTAATGGTAGTGGATGACGATCCTGGCTTGCTGCGGCTGATCGATATTCGCCTTAAAACGGCGGGCTACGATGTGATTACCGCCGAAAGCGGCGAGCAGGCGCTTGCCAAAATGACGGTGTCCCGCCCCGGCGTAGTCATTACCGATCTGCGTATGGGCGGGATGAGCGGAATGGAGCTTTTTGAAAAACTCCATGACCGCGATCCTACCCTGCCGGTTATCATTCTCACTGCTCACGGCTCCATCCCGGATGCGGTCGATGCGATGAAAAGCGGTGCCTACAGTTTTCTCACCAAGCCCTATGACAGCAAAACCCTGCTTGATCATGTTGAGCGCGCATCGAGGCTGAGCGGAGATCACCCCCATGCCGAGCCTTCTTACAATCGCGATACCGCCTGGCGGGCGGAGATCATCACCCGCAGCGCCCTGATGGAAGACTTGTTAAGCCAGGCATGGTTGGTGGCAAACAGTGATGCCAGTGTATTTATTCACGGGGATAGTGGTACGGGAAAGGAGCTGCTGGCCAAGGCGATTCATAAGGCCAGCCCCCGTAACACCAGGCCTTTTGTTGCGATCAATTGCGCCGCGATGCCTGAAACATTGCTGGAGTCGGAGCTATTCGGATACGCCAAGGGCGCATTCTCGGGCGCGGTTAAAAATCACAAGGGCTTGTTTGAAGCGGCGCATCAAGGGACGTTGTTCCTGGATGAAATAGGGGACATGCCGCTCGCATTTCAGGCAAAGCTTCTCAGGGTGTTGCAGGAAAGGGTCGTGCGTCCCGTCGGCGCCACTCAGGGCGTGGAGGTGGATGTCAGGGTCATTTCGGCTTCGCACCGCAATCTGGATGAACAGATGGCGAAGGGCGATTTCCGTGAGGATTTGTACTACCGTTTGAATGTGGTCACCCTGGATTTGCCGACACTGGCGCTGCGGCGTGAGGATATCCCCTTGCTGGCTTCCCGGTTTCTGGCGCAGCTTGCTGAAAAAAACAAGAAAAAACTGGATGGATTCGCCCCTGATGCGATGGAGCTGCTGGTCACTGCGCCTTGGCCAGGCAATGTGAGGCAGCTATACAACGTCGTGGAACAAACTGTCGCGTTGTCCGCCACGCCGATCATCCCGGCAAAGCTCGTGCAGAAAGCGCTCCGTGACAAACCGGCCGATATTCCTTCCCTGGTGGAGGCGAAAAGCCGCTTTGAGCGCGAATATCTTGCGCAATTGCTGCAAATCACTAACGGTAGCGTCACCCAGGCGGCGCGCCTGGCTAAACGCAATCGCACGGAATTTTACAAGCTACTGCATCGCCACCATCTTGACCCCTCCCTTTTTAAGCCCGCCGCTGTATCAGCCACGGAGCTTCCGGAAAAGCTCCATACTTGA
- a CDS encoding HU family DNA-binding protein produces MAVKKKSIAKTVKKAAPAAKAPVKTKTVAASPSRTSAIRAPLTKSQLLLTISENTGLTKKQTTAVLDELSSLIARHIKKGAAGVFTLPGLVKIKTVTKPARKARKGVNPFTGEEMVFKAKPASTAVKIQPLKALKDMV; encoded by the coding sequence ATGGCCGTAAAGAAAAAGAGCATCGCCAAGACAGTGAAAAAAGCCGCACCTGCCGCCAAAGCTCCCGTAAAGACAAAAACCGTAGCAGCATCCCCCAGCCGCACAAGCGCTATCCGCGCGCCTTTGACCAAATCCCAGTTGCTGTTGACGATTTCGGAAAACACCGGATTGACCAAGAAGCAAACCACTGCTGTGCTGGATGAATTGTCCTCCCTGATTGCGCGCCACATCAAAAAAGGTGCTGCCGGGGTGTTCACACTGCCAGGGCTGGTGAAGATCAAAACCGTCACCAAACCGGCCCGCAAGGCACGCAAGGGCGTCAACCCTTTCACCGGCGAAGAGATGGTGTTCAAGGCCAAACCGGCCAGCACTGCGGTCAAGATTCAGCCATTGAAAGCATTGAAGGATATGGTCTGA
- a CDS encoding YbhB/YbcL family Raf kinase inhibitor-like protein, which produces MAMVITSTAFSHNGTIPRLYTCDGNDVSPPLAWFGIPSETKSLALIVDDPDAPDPAAPKMTWVHWVLYNIPPTVTGLAEGVPPKELPAGTLQGINDWKRTGYGGPCPPIGRHRYFHTLYALDVILPALGSPGKMALEKVMQGHILAKAELVGTYQRGR; this is translated from the coding sequence GTGGCGATGGTAATCACATCAACCGCATTCAGTCACAATGGCACCATCCCGCGGCTATATACTTGCGATGGCAATGATGTCTCGCCACCCCTTGCCTGGTTCGGCATTCCCAGCGAAACGAAAAGCCTGGCACTGATAGTGGATGATCCCGATGCGCCGGATCCTGCCGCGCCAAAAATGACTTGGGTGCACTGGGTTCTGTATAACATTCCACCCACCGTTACGGGGCTTGCTGAAGGGGTTCCCCCCAAAGAGTTGCCTGCCGGGACGCTGCAGGGTATCAATGACTGGAAGCGCACCGGATACGGTGGTCCGTGCCCACCCATTGGCCGCCACCGCTATTTTCATACGCTTTATGCATTGGACGTGATTCTTCCTGCCTTGGGGAGTCCAGGCAAGATGGCTCTGGAAAAGGTAATGCAAGGGCACATTTTAGCCAAGGCGGAATTGGTGGGCACTTATCAGAGGGGTAGATAA
- the polX gene encoding DNA polymerase/3'-5' exonuclease PolX: MPIHNADVAAIFEEIANLLEIQGANPFRIRAYRNAARTVGELGRDIKTLLEKGEDLTQLPGVGDDLAAKIREIVETGKCSMLDKLHKELPPAITELLKVSGLGPKRVKALYHDLDVQTLEQLYRAAHDGRIRQLAGFGVKTEQRILESVKTHVTQARRFKLAVASQYANALAAYLKKVKGVGQVVVAGSFRRMKETVGDLDILVTAGPDSPVMERFAAYDEVKTVLSSGTTRSSVVLRSGLQVDLRRVDEGSYGAALQYFTGSKAHNIAIRRLGQERGLKVNEYGVFKGEERITGETEEAVYRAVGLPYIPPELREDRGEIEAARAGRLPHLVELRDLKGDLHAHTKATDGHNTIKDMALAAKLRGFEYLAITEHSRRLTVAHGLDPQRLLKQIDEIDRLNSELKGITVLKGIEVDILEDGSLDLPDSVLERLDLVIGAVHSKFDLPRAKQTERILRAMDHPHFTILAHPTGRLLEQREPYDVDMLRIIRKTKSRGCYLELNAHPERLDLLDTQCQMAKEEGVLVSINSDAHSTLDLDNLRFGVGQARRGWLEKKDVLNTRTLKELRPLLRRTM; this comes from the coding sequence ATGCCCATTCACAACGCCGATGTCGCCGCGATTTTTGAGGAGATCGCCAATTTATTGGAGATTCAGGGTGCCAACCCCTTCCGCATCCGCGCCTACCGCAATGCCGCCCGCACAGTGGGCGAGCTGGGACGCGACATCAAGACGCTGCTGGAAAAAGGAGAAGATTTAACGCAACTGCCAGGAGTTGGCGATGATCTTGCGGCCAAGATCCGTGAAATTGTCGAAACCGGAAAATGCTCCATGCTCGACAAACTGCACAAGGAGCTGCCACCCGCCATCACTGAACTGTTGAAAGTTTCTGGGCTTGGCCCGAAGCGGGTCAAGGCGCTTTACCACGACCTGGACGTGCAAACACTGGAGCAGCTCTATCGCGCCGCACATGATGGGCGCATTCGGCAACTAGCGGGTTTTGGTGTAAAGACTGAGCAGCGCATCCTTGAGTCAGTGAAAACACACGTAACCCAGGCGCGGCGCTTTAAGCTGGCCGTCGCAAGCCAGTATGCCAATGCGCTGGCGGCCTACCTGAAAAAGGTCAAGGGCGTCGGGCAGGTGGTGGTAGCGGGCAGCTTCAGGCGCATGAAGGAGACGGTGGGAGATCTGGATATCCTGGTCACCGCTGGCCCCGACAGCCCCGTCATGGAGCGATTCGCCGCCTACGATGAAGTAAAAACCGTGCTCTCCAGCGGCACCACCCGCAGTAGCGTCGTGCTGCGCAGCGGTCTCCAGGTGGACCTCCGGCGGGTCGATGAGGGAAGTTACGGCGCCGCATTGCAGTATTTTACCGGATCCAAGGCGCACAACATCGCCATCCGCCGACTGGGGCAGGAACGAGGCCTGAAAGTCAACGAATACGGGGTGTTCAAGGGCGAGGAGCGCATCACCGGGGAAACCGAGGAAGCGGTATATCGGGCGGTAGGGTTACCGTATATCCCACCGGAGCTGCGTGAGGATCGCGGCGAGATCGAGGCAGCCCGCGCAGGACGCCTGCCGCATCTGGTTGAGCTGCGCGATCTGAAAGGCGATCTGCACGCCCACACCAAGGCTACCGATGGCCACAACACGATCAAGGACATGGCGCTGGCGGCCAAGTTACGGGGTTTTGAATACCTTGCCATTACCGAACACTCGCGCCGCCTGACCGTGGCGCACGGCCTCGACCCGCAACGATTATTGAAACAGATCGACGAAATTGACCGCCTAAATTCCGAATTGAAAGGCATCACGGTACTGAAAGGCATCGAGGTGGACATCCTGGAAGACGGCAGCCTGGATCTGCCGGATTCCGTGCTGGAACGGCTGGACCTGGTGATCGGCGCGGTGCACAGCAAGTTCGATCTGCCCCGAGCCAAACAGACCGAGCGCATCCTGCGCGCCATGGATCACCCCCACTTCACCATTTTGGCCCACCCCACCGGACGGCTGCTCGAACAGCGCGAACCTTACGACGTAGACATGCTACGCATCATCCGCAAGACCAAGAGCCGGGGCTGTTATCTGGAGCTGAACGCCCACCCGGAGCGCCTTGATCTGCTGGACACCCAGTGCCAGATGGCCAAGGAGGAAGGCGTGCTGGTAAGCATTAACTCCGACGCCCACAGCACCCTGGACCTGGACAACCTGCGCTTTGGTGTGGGGCAGGCACGGCGTGGTTGGCTGGAGAAAAAGGATGTGCTGAACACGCGCACGCTCAAGGAATTGCGGCCCCTGCTCAGGCGCACAATGTGA
- a CDS encoding universal stress protein: MYNHILVPVDGSSTSDLAVQEAIKLAKDQQQTQLRFVHVVEEARVFWYGEGYSDIVSLQTSLREAGKNILGKAETLAQQAGVTSQTKLLDADGERTARVIVEEAQSWPADVVVMGTHGRRGFDHLIFGSVAEGVVRIAPMPILLIRGAKKVG, translated from the coding sequence ATGTACAACCATATCCTGGTTCCTGTCGATGGCAGCAGTACATCCGATCTTGCCGTGCAAGAGGCGATCAAGCTGGCGAAGGATCAGCAACAAACTCAACTACGCTTTGTTCATGTAGTAGAGGAGGCGCGCGTTTTTTGGTACGGAGAAGGGTATAGTGATATCGTCAGCCTCCAGACTTCCTTGCGTGAAGCAGGCAAAAATATACTGGGTAAGGCTGAAACACTAGCCCAACAGGCTGGGGTCACATCTCAAACAAAGCTGCTTGATGCCGATGGTGAACGGACCGCCAGGGTGATCGTGGAGGAGGCCCAAAGCTGGCCCGCCGATGTTGTCGTCATGGGTACCCATGGCCGGCGTGGTTTTGATCACCTGATTTTTGGCAGCGTGGCGGAAGGCGTGGTGCGTATCGCGCCAATGCCGATTTTGTTGATTCGCGGAGCTAAGAAAGTAGGGTGA
- a CDS encoding DUF1631 family protein, which yields MTHNSHSTQSHDYTDPAGKRAFQRYPVDLHAFIRASGDLRIPCVIRNFCIGGMFISYRHSAGIEALSQGCFPAAGDVIAIHCVVPTTNQSNRLQFQARVVRVFEGGVGIAFINPNPAALRVMQDFSLQSGNEVLSGQPKPDEIIKECNRVIEDTLGVITKSVNSKMSNRMFELSRDTRNHKEQNAYFNACDILSRSSEILAGLFRAAVHERLIKLGPDKMRVKLSAKSDKNGLSTPELSLIGDEALTEWLSVSDINYSVTSKHKKLLVAIEQRISIVLNVRIGEDNNPYAPGLFTESFLIAIKSLDLDPIVNTACLAIFKDVFIEKSSDLYASLDTVLVDFGVLPDLKLKHKVLWGSTSSRAGVQSPNARGDADTAGRNLYQVAHEIRKLREEIAQQISRQAETPPVTQGDASRSTQMPDQVYTASDVISALARLQADHSVRIAGSNEPTNIKDRVLSILEGINPESAHKEISAHDSSIMNVAGDLFRAVQSDSLVADSVRPWLKRLELPILRLTLEDNAVFLDRTHVARQVLNKIAQLEIHDDELASSSQSAIRSTIDRLIDRINNEFDGTTDVFEKILIQLDRLTEIQDKAYAENLKDVITACEQNIVAAESGDEPEREEAGCNVGKMVEASTPPQGGRLGIVFDQ from the coding sequence ATGACGCACAATAGCCATTCAACCCAATCACATGATTACACTGATCCCGCAGGGAAGCGCGCATTTCAGCGTTATCCTGTAGATCTGCATGCGTTTATCAGAGCTTCAGGCGATTTACGTATACCATGCGTCATACGTAATTTCTGCATCGGCGGCATGTTTATAAGTTATCGGCACTCGGCTGGTATTGAGGCGTTGTCGCAAGGATGTTTTCCTGCTGCCGGCGATGTTATTGCCATCCATTGCGTTGTCCCAACAACAAACCAAAGTAACCGGCTGCAATTCCAGGCACGTGTCGTCCGTGTTTTTGAAGGTGGCGTGGGTATAGCGTTCATTAATCCTAACCCGGCTGCTTTGCGGGTTATGCAAGACTTTTCCTTACAGTCAGGCAATGAGGTGTTGAGCGGACAACCGAAGCCTGATGAGATTATAAAGGAATGTAATCGTGTGATTGAAGATACGCTTGGTGTCATCACCAAAAGCGTGAACTCAAAAATGTCGAATCGCATGTTTGAGCTATCCCGTGATACAAGAAATCATAAGGAACAGAATGCATATTTTAATGCGTGCGACATTTTGAGTCGATCATCCGAAATTTTGGCGGGCCTTTTTCGCGCTGCCGTTCATGAGAGACTGATAAAACTTGGGCCCGATAAAATGAGGGTGAAACTGAGTGCGAAATCTGATAAGAACGGTCTTTCCACGCCCGAATTGTCCCTTATCGGAGATGAAGCGCTGACCGAATGGTTGTCTGTTTCTGATATTAATTATAGCGTTACATCTAAGCACAAGAAATTGCTCGTTGCGATAGAACAACGCATTTCCATAGTGTTGAATGTACGCATCGGTGAAGATAACAACCCTTATGCCCCCGGACTCTTTACAGAGTCTTTCTTGATAGCTATTAAAAGCCTTGACCTGGATCCTATAGTCAACACAGCCTGTCTCGCGATTTTCAAGGATGTGTTTATCGAAAAATCATCCGATCTTTACGCGAGTCTCGACACTGTCCTGGTGGATTTCGGCGTATTGCCCGATCTAAAGCTAAAGCACAAGGTGCTTTGGGGAAGTACGTCATCGCGAGCTGGTGTGCAGTCTCCGAATGCCCGTGGAGATGCCGACACGGCAGGGCGCAATCTATACCAGGTCGCTCACGAGATACGCAAACTCCGAGAAGAAATCGCTCAACAGATTTCTCGTCAAGCTGAAACTCCGCCTGTAACACAGGGTGACGCATCGCGATCAACGCAGATGCCTGATCAAGTGTACACAGCCTCTGATGTAATATCGGCTTTGGCCCGCTTGCAGGCGGATCACAGTGTACGTATCGCAGGCAGTAACGAGCCCACAAATATCAAGGATCGCGTCCTCTCCATTCTGGAAGGCATTAATCCAGAAAGCGCCCATAAAGAGATCAGTGCACACGACAGCAGTATCATGAATGTCGCTGGCGACCTGTTTCGTGCTGTTCAGAGTGATTCGCTCGTGGCTGACAGCGTTAGGCCTTGGCTCAAGCGTCTTGAATTGCCCATTCTCAGGCTTACGCTTGAGGACAATGCGGTGTTTCTTGACAGGACTCATGTCGCACGCCAAGTACTAAACAAGATTGCCCAACTGGAAATTCATGACGACGAACTTGCGAGCTCCAGCCAAAGCGCCATTAGGAGCACGATTGATCGCCTGATAGACCGGATCAACAATGAGTTCGATGGGACCACTGATGTATTTGAGAAAATCCTTATACAGCTGGACAGGCTAACTGAAATCCAGGATAAGGCCTATGCAGAAAATTTGAAGGATGTGATCACGGCGTGTGAACAAAACATCGTGGCTGCGGAATCGGGAGATGAGCCTGAAAGAGAGGAAGCAGGTTGTAATGTGGGAAAAATGGTTGAAGCAAGCACGCCGCCTCAAGGAGGGCGACTGGGTATTGTTTTTGACCAGTGA